TCCCAGATTGGCAAATGGAAGCAGGAGCTTCTAGATAATGCCTCGACCCTGTTTGAAAGCAAGGCTGACAAGGCTAAAAAGAACGAAGTCGACTGTGAAAAACTCCATGCAAAAATCGGTCAACTGACCATGGAAAATGATTTTTTAGCCAAAGTGCTCGGTCGTTAACGAGAGCACAACGGAAAAATAAAGTCGACCGTAAGGATAAATTGCCCGTTTTACACCAGTGTCGTTTGTTGGGTATTAGCCGCTCTAGCGCCTATTACGAGCCTGCTCCGTTTTCAGCAGAGCAGCTTGAAATCATGCGCCGGATAGATCAAATTCATCTGAAACACCCGTTTTATGGCAGCCGTAAAATCACGCTGGAACTTTGTGCCAGTGGCTTTCATGTCAACCGTAAACGGGTGCAGAGACTGATGCGTTTAATGGACATTGTGCCTCTGTACCCAAAGAAGCAAACATCTCGGCCCAATCAGGCTCATACCATTTATCCGTACTTACTGCGTGAGCTGAGTATTGAGCGGGCAGATCAGGTCTGGGCCACGGATATCACCTATATTCCGATGGAAAAAGGGTTTGCTTATCTGATCGCCATCATCGACTGGCATAGCCGAAAAGTGCTGGCATGGCGCATGTCCAATACCATGGATACACAGTTTTGTCTTGATGCACTCGATGAGGCATTGGCCAAATACGGTAAGCCTGAGATTTTCAATACCGATCAGGGTAGTCAGTTTACCAGTGATGCGTTTACCGGCAGGCTGAAAGAAATGGATATCAGGATTAGCATGGATGGCAAGGGGCGTTGGGTAGATAATGTGTTTATTGAGCGACTCTGGCGGAGCTTGAAATATGAGGAGGTGTATATCAAAGCTTATGGCACTATTACAGAGGCAGAACTTGCTATTGGTGAATATTTCGTGTTCTATAACGAACAGAGATTTCATCAGGGACTGAATAATCACACACCTGATCAAGTCTATTTCGCTAAAAAGAAGTTTGCCGCTTAACCAAACAGATTATTTCTCTTAAAAGATGAAAAATCTGTCTAACCAATTGGGTTCAGCTTAGCATGAGCAGTGCGACCTTTTACAAATGGCGTGCAAAATATGGTGGCATGGATGCGTCACTCATGGCACGCATGAAAGAGCTTGAGGACGAAAACCGGCGGCTCAAGAAAATGTATGCAGAAGAACGCCTCAAAGCCGAAATCATTCAGGAAGCCATGGCAAAAAAGTGGTGAAGCCCAGTGAGCGGCGAGTGCTTGCTCAGCAGTCTGTGGCGGCTTCAGACATCAGTATTCGAATGGCGTGTCGCATTTTCAGTGTCAGTGAAAGTTGCTACCGCTACCAATC
This region of Shewanella sp. NFH-SH190041 genomic DNA includes:
- a CDS encoding IS3 family transposase (programmed frameshift), whose product is MSKKRKNHSPTFKAKVALAAAKGNKTLAQLSSEFGIHQSQIGKWKQELLDNASTLFESKADKAKKNEVDCEKLHAKIGQLTMENGFFSQSARSLTRAQRKNKVDRKDKLPVLHQCRLLGISRSSAYYEPAPFSAEQLEIMRRIDQIHLKHPFYGSRKITLELCASGFHVNRKRVQRLMRLMDIVPLYPKKQTSRPNQAHTIYPYLLRELSIERADQVWATDITYIPMEKGFAYLIAIIDWHSRKVLAWRMSNTMDTQFCLDALDEALAKYGKPEIFNTDQGSQFTSDAFTGRLKEMDIRISMDGKGRWVDNVFIERLWRSLKYEEVYIKAYGTITEAELAIGEYFVFYNEQRFHQGLNNHTPDQVYFAKKKFAA